The following nucleotide sequence is from Deltaproteobacteria bacterium.
TAGACACCGTTGCCTCCGGTGCTCCCCGGAGACGTGTTGTCGGCCACAGTGCACTGGACGATCTGGGCCCGGGAACCAGTGTCATTCAGGCCGTCCACATAGATGGCGGCCCCGCCCTTGTCATGGGCGCTCGTGGTGTTGGCGTGGATCAGTTCATGATCCAGAATGGCGTCGGCGCCATCGTCGACAAAGACCCCTCCGCCGACGGAAGGGGCGTGATTGTCGTGGATGAGATTGAGTTTCAGCACGGCCTGCCCCAGGATGAGAATCCCGCCGCCCCATCCATAACCAAGGCCCTGGCCGGTCCGGTTCTTGCGAATGATGTTGCCGCTGACCAGGGCCGATCCGGCCAGGTAGACGCCTCCGCCGTGATCACCGTACCCGATGTTGTCGGCAATATCATTGCCGGAAAGGAGGAGATTCCCGGCGTTTCCGCCCACTCCGGCCCCGCGTCCGGCCTGGTTTCCGCTGATGGTGTTGCCGGTCAAAACATTGTTCTTTCCGCTGACATAGATCCCTCCGCCGATCATGCCGGTGTCCGTGGACAGCCCGTTGTTCTCAATCCGATTGTTGGCGATGGTCACGTTTTCAAGGGGCGGCCAAGTGTAGTCGTCGTCCATCTCGATGCCCCGCTGGCCGCCTGTGATGGTGAACCCGTCAATGGTGGTCCAGGATGCTCCGAAGTCGCGCAGAGTCACGGCCGCGGACCCGGATCCGGCACTGATGGTGCTGGTCAGTCCGGCCGGGTTGCGGGTGAGGAAATCGCCGCTTTGGCCGGCGGCATAGACCGCGGAGGTGGCCCCGGCGTATCTACCCAGGAGCCGCAGGGCCTTGTCGGCCACGACCATGTTGCCGGCATAGGTTCCCTGGGCCACACGAATGGAGTAGCCTTTGCCGGCCATATCGATGGCCGCCTGGAGGGTCCGGTAGGGCGATCGGGCCGAGCCGTCCTGGGTCCCGGTCAGATTGTCGTCGTCCACGCACAGATACCACTCGGCCTCAAAGGCCCCGATGGCCGGGAGGGAAACCTGGGGGCGAAGTTCCTCTTCGCCCCGGGCGATGGCCTGCCCTGTGGGAGGATGAAAGGCCGGAGGAAAGAGGGGATTTGGAAATTCGTAGCCGTCCGGGCCGGTGGGGGTGTCGGTCCCGGCCCCGACAAGGTGGCTCCCGGCTTCGGGACGAAGGTTTTTCCCGCCCAGATCGGCGAATCCGGGGTTCGTCCCGGAGATGGTTCCGGTCCAGACCGTGGGCACGGTGGTCGATCCGGTGGAGATCCAGTTGTTCTGTCCGGCGATTTGGGGGTTGCCGCTGGACCACTGGGCCTCCACGTCGCGAATGATGTCCAGCCCTCCCGGTCGGTAAAAGACGTTGTTGTGCATCTCGATGCTCTCCAACCCGTCGAAGAGTCGGAAGACGGCCCGGGAGCCGACAGTGGAGACGTTCAGAAAGGTGTTGTTCACGAAGCGGTAGCGGCCGTTGGTCTCCCCGGTACCGTCGCCTCCGACCCGGACGAAATAGGCGTCGTTTCGTTTCCAGACGACATTGCCGACGACATCGGAATCCTCCCGCTTCAGGCCCGGGTCGCCTCCGTCGGGGCCGATCAGTTCCAGTTCGTGATAGTAGGCCCCCTCGATCCAATTGTAGTAGATCTCGTTTCGCTCGGCCCGGGACTTGACGTTGTTGCCGCCATTTCCGTCGTGGATGTAGCAGAACTGCATGCGAAAGACGCTGCCCGGGCGGTTGGCTTCGTCCGTGGCCATGTAGATCTGGTGGCGATTGTCGCCGCTGCCGCATCCATAGACCTCGACCCGGTCGAGGACCAGGGTGCCGGAGCCGTCGTCGGCCCCGAGGATGCCGTGGGCCGGGCAATCGTGGACGACGACATCCCGGACGAGGAGATCGTGGGCCTGGTGGAAGATGCCCCGGACAGTGCTTCCGGTGACCTCGAAACCTTCGAAAACGTAGTGGTCGGCTCCGGGGCCGGTGTAGGGCCAGGGCGTGGCAAAGGTCACTCCGTTGGCGCCCCCGGAGATGACCGGACGTTTTCCGTTCACGGCCGTTCCGTGGATGGTGATGACGGCTTCTTCGGTGCCGGATCGGGTGAAGACCACATCTCCGGGATAGACGGCGTCGCCGGCCACCTCGACCAAATCTCCGGGTTCGAGGATGGGGGCCACGGCCTGAAGATCGGCATATGGCCGACCCGGTCCGACCAAGTGGATGGCGGCTTTGGTTTGACTTGCGGGCCAGAGCAGCCCCGTGCAGATCAGAGTGGTCAAGAGAACAAGAAGCTTTCTGGGCATGAGGCCTTCCCCTTGGTTCGGCGGCACGTGGAGTTGCATGGCAAGACCATGGCACACAGTGCCGAGCCGCGCAACAGGGGCATGTCTTTGGGCCAAACATTTTTGGCTCCTTTCGCATGTTCACCGTAGGAAGAGGCAATAACCGAGTCAGGTTGCGGAGGCCGTCAAGGCCGTTCCGATGCCTGAAACGAAAAGACCCCGGCCGGGCCGGGGTCTTGAAGTTTTGGAAGAGGGTCGATCTACAGGACGGTGGGGTTGATGTTGTCCCGGACCCAATAGGTCAGGTCATATTTGGCCCGCAATTCCTCCTCCAGCTTGTTTTCCAGGGATTTTTCCATGTCGTGGATGCGGATGTAGACGTCGCGGTGCTCGGCGTCGGTTTGACCGTAAGCGGTCATGATGCTGATGATCCTGGCCTTGCCGGCTCGGAGGTCGTCCAGGACGGCCTTTAGGGAGCCCTGGGAGTTGGGCAGCCTGAGGCCCAACTGGACCCCGCCGAGGTAGACGCCGGTGATGTTGATCAGGACCTTGAAGACGTCTGTGTCGGTGA
It contains:
- a CDS encoding DUF1565 domain-containing protein, with the translated sequence MPRKLLVLLTTLICTGLLWPASQTKAAIHLVGPGRPYADLQAVAPILEPGDLVEVAGDAVYPGDVVFTRSGTEEAVITIHGTAVNGKRPVISGGANGVTFATPWPYTGPGADHYVFEGFEVTGSTVRGIFHQAHDLLVRDVVVHDCPAHGILGADDGSGTLVLDRVEVYGCGSGDNRHQIYMATDEANRPGSVFRMQFCYIHDGNGGNNVKSRAERNEIYYNWIEGAYYHELELIGPDGGDPGLKREDSDVVGNVVWKRNDAYFVRVGGDGTGETNGRYRFVNNTFLNVSTVGSRAVFRLFDGLESIEMHNNVFYRPGGLDIIRDVEAQWSSGNPQIAGQNNWISTGSTTVPTVWTGTISGTNPGFADLGGKNLRPEAGSHLVGAGTDTPTGPDGYEFPNPLFPPAFHPPTGQAIARGEEELRPQVSLPAIGAFEAEWYLCVDDDNLTGTQDGSARSPYRTLQAAIDMAGKGYSIRVAQGTYAGNMVVADKALRLLGRYAGATSAVYAAGQSGDFLTRNPAGLTSTISAGSGSAAVTLRDFGASWTTIDGFTITGGQRGIEMDDDYTWPPLENVTIANNRIENNGLSTDTGMIGGGIYVSGKNNVLTGNTISGNQAGRGAGVGGNAGNLLLSGNDIADNIGYGDHGGGVYLAGSALVSGNIIRKNRTGQGLGYGWGGGILILGQAVLKLNLIHDNHAPSVGGGVFVDDGADAILDHELIHANTTSAHDKGGAAIYVDGLNDTGSRAQIVQCTVADNTSPGSTGGNGVYVEGDSTATVINSIFWGNGDDFYVSEDSSLTTSYTLSGEALPGTGNISQNPLFVDAPARNYRLQSKGGHYVPQTGTWVRDTRHSPAIDAGDPAWPYGLESLPNGGRVNLGAYGNSAQASRSKGGMAQPGLWLLLLN